One stretch of Miscanthus floridulus cultivar M001 chromosome 18, ASM1932011v1, whole genome shotgun sequence DNA includes these proteins:
- the LOC136524105 gene encoding uncharacterized protein, with product MASSAPDVAESSRAGQEAEQEPESEPQRKWVALVSVPVLLGNDDERAKEIAVGTDMLLDLNDPPLPSYLQVLHPRVAPDPRRNDEPLYAYILAADRSACILLQVVKGNRPDFLLCDTHRRTVTFLPLSSGLNIRRNIGLIADPHHHGHYVVAQLHATTSEDYPNRFLIGLVCYSTAEGRWFTRQLTRARQQVRMRSPFSETGVLAHDGRLWWLALAYGVFFCDPCTPLAESPELRFLPLPAACETIENTAAAFDPRIRTLIDQRRCVRPSEGKLRFVEIRGLSYDDLVDVPAANPTVRMWTLDDPEGPNAWTFEYEVAFAEIWENKTYTDAGLLPDEVPHVALIDPNDHYVVYFFQGSKLFGLDMREKNVVACKECLIDRDQLRFPSSRPIVDAWELPPPPATLPGDDDSSPDDGMRTHIPISCSVLMHPLALPTVTESIECSMHGCWESRLDALFSVGMLTVLLYDRITRDPCDMCTLL from the exons ATGGCGTCGTCGGCGCCAGATGTGGCGGAGTCGTCGCGTGCCGGCCAGGAAGCGGAGCAGGAGCCCGAGTCGGAGCCGCAGCGCAAGTGGGTGGCGCTCGTCTCCGTCCCCGTCCTCCTCGGCAACGACGACGAGCGGGCCAAGGAGATCGCCGTCGGCACCGACATGCTGCTCGACCTCAACGACCCGCCGCTGCCCTCCTACCTGCAAGTGCTGCACCCCCGCGTCGCCCCCGACCCCAGGCGCAACGATGAGCCGCTGTACGCCTACATCCTCGCCGCCGACCGCTCCGCCTGCATCCTCCTCCAGGTCGTCAAAGGCAACCGGCCGGACTTCCTCCTCTGCGACACCCACAGACGTACCGTCACCTTCCTCCCCCTGTCCTCCGGACTCAACATCCGCCGCAACATCGGCCTCATCGCCGACCCGCACCACCACGGCCACTACGTGGTCGCCCAGCTCCACGCCACCACCTCCGAAGATTACCCCAACAGGTTCCTGATTGGTCTCGTGTGCTACTCCACCGCCGAAGGCCGGTGGTTCACCAGACAGCTCACCCGGGCGCGGCAACAGGTCCGCATGCGCAGCCCCTTCTCCGAGACCGGCGTGCTCGCCCACGACGGCCGCCTCTGGTGGCTCGCCCTCGCCTATGGCGTGTTCTTCTGCGACCCCTGCACGCCCCTCGCCGAGAGCCCCGAGCTGCGCTTCCTCCCTCTCCCGGCCGCCTGCGAGACGATTGAGAATACCGCCGCCGCCTTCGACCCCCGCATCAGGACCCTCATCGACCAGCGCCGCTGCGTCAGGCCCAGCGAGGGCAAGCTGCGCTTCGTCGAGATCCGCGGCCTCTCCTACGACGACCTCGTCGACGTACCCGCGGCTAACCCCACCGTCCGGATGTGGACGCTCGACGACCCGGAGGGCCCCAACGCATGGACGTTCGAGTACGAGGTGGCCTTCGCCGAAATCTGGGAGAACAAGACCTACACCGACGCGGGCCTGCTGCCGGACGAGGTGCCCCACGTCGCCCTCATCGACCCCAACGACCACTACGTCGTCTACTTCTTCCAGGGCTCGAAGCTCTTCGGCTTGGACATGCGCGAGAAGAATGTCGTTGCCTGCAAGGAATGCCTGATAGACCGTGATCAACTCAGGTTCCCATCCTCCCGCCCCATTGTCGATGCCTGGGAGCTACCGCCACCGCCAGCCACGCTTCCAGGCGACGACGACTCTTCACCAGATG ATGGTATGCGCACGCACATCCCCATTAGTTGCTCAGTTTTGATGCATCCACTTGCCTTGCCTACGGTTACTGAATCGATCGAATGCAGCATGCATGGCTGCTGGGAATCTCGACTTGATGCTCTCT TTTCAGTTGGCATGCTTACTGTCTTACTGTATGACCGGATTACAAGGGATCCTTGTGACATGTGCACGCTTCTCTGA
- the LOC136524106 gene encoding uncharacterized protein, protein MYRTLLQFNIDNVALAQSGLGSLCRKEAFCSICGSGVCLSCCPNHKNLHHGVAPGAIVRICMTKDGAAVDARDIKVNAMGYNWQLIQRKMYAGRKYIMLHEPTQDRRNVDNCLQCRRLVKAKSDYCSVKCKALHRPFGQNTHVVNALLQCDFDQPEVRDRFCIICRRAYASAHCADHDLHHHEQAAAAAPAPPPEAIDE, encoded by the exons ATGTACAGAACACTGCTTCAGTTTAACATCG ataATGTAGCATTAGCACAGAGTGGCCTGGGCTCGTTGTGCAGGAAGGAGGCTTTTTGTAGCATTTGTGGCTCTGGGGTATGTCTTTCATGCTGCCCCAATCACAAAAACCTCCATCACGGTGTTGCTCCAGGCGCCATAGTCAGG ATATGTATGACCAAAGACGGCGCAGCGGTAGATGCTCGAGATATTAAAGTCAACGCCATGGGATATAATTGGCAGCTTATTCAGAGAAAGATGTATGCTGGCCGGAAATATATTATGCTGCACGAGCCAACGCAAGACCGGAGGAATGTGGACAACTGTCTTCAATGCCGTCGCCTAGTGAAGGCAAAAAGCGATTACTGCAGTGTGAAATGCAAG GCTCTTCATAGGCCGTTTGGACAAAACACTCATGTCGTCAACGCGCTGCTTCAGTGTGACTTCGACCAACCTGAAGTCCGAGACAGGTTCTGCATCATTTGTAGGAGGGCCTACGCCTCAGCACATTGTGCTGATCACGACCTACACCATCACGagcaagcggcggcggcggccccagCTCCTCCACCCGAAGCGATT GATGAGTGA